The genomic region CTCGGGGCAGAGCGGCGGGGTGATGACCCTGTTCATCCGCTCCGACGCCGGACGGCTCCGCGTCGCCGTGGCCGACCAGGGCGAGCGCGAGGGCGAAGGAGGACACTCCCGCGACGACGGCGAGGACTTCGGCCGCGGCAAGCTCATCGTCGACAGCTGCGCGACGCGCAGCGGCGACTACTGGAACGAGGACACGCACGTGGCCTGGTTCGAGATTGATTCGGACGCCCTATAGACGGGTCGGACGCCCTTGAGACGCGCCCTTCGCGCTTTCCGGCGTGGCCCGCTCGTTCCTCACGGACCCCACCTCCAAGCACTCCAGAACGCGTCGGCGTCCTCCCCGTGCTTTCTTTGGGCCTCCGCTCGTGCCCACGCCGTCGCCCACCACCACCCTCAACGGACGCCTGCGGCGCAGTCCTTCCTGCTTTGGCCCGGATAGACCCCCTCTGGTCGGGGCAGGCTGAACCTCCCACCTCCAACCCCCTCGGGTTGAGGCAGGCCCATGCCCGCGGCTTCGACCTCCAGCGGTCCCGCGGGCACAACACCGCACGTCTCAGGCCCTGCGCACTCGTGAGCTGAGCGGCGTACCTTTCGCCCGATTCACGCAGGACCACATCGCGGTTCCCACTCTCATGGGTGCGCGACTTCGACCACTGAGGGCTCCGCGGGTGTGCGGGCCTTCCGGGGGTCGGTCAGCACATGCCTTCGGCGCGGGGGTGGGCGACGCGGACCGGCTCGGGGGCGCAGCGCACGGTGACCTGGCGGCCCTCGGGGGCCGGCGAGCCGGTGCCGCACACCACGCACGCCCCCGTCCACAGCGCCAGCGCCACCAGGGCCGCACGAGTGGGCTCGTCGCCCCGCTCGTCCACCGCGACGACGTCGTCGGCGGTCAGCTCCAGCCGTCCGCGCAGGTCGGTGAAGCGGGCCATGAGGTCACTGTGCGGGTAGAGGGTCGTCAGGATCCCCTCGGGGGTGCGGTCGTAGCCCAGGATGCCGTTGTCGAACAGCCCCCGGGTGGGGTTGTAGCCGTTGCCGTCCGGGCTCGGCTGCAACAGGTCGTCGAAGGGCGTCGTCCCCAGGGCGCCGCCGAAGGCGATCACCTGCCGCACGCGCGAGTGCTCCGCCAGCTCCAGCGCGGTCGTCGCCAGGTCCGCGCTCACCAGCAGCAGCCGGGCGTCGGTCTCGGCGAGCACAGCGCACTGGGTGTCGAGGTCGGACTCCGTGGACAGCGGGAGCGCCCGGCCGCCCACGGCCATCACCGTGTACGTGGCCGTGAACCGGTCCGGGGAGACCGGGGCGAGCACGCCCACGACGTCGCCCAGGCACAGGCCCCTGCGGCTCAACCCGGCGGCGGCCCGCTCCACCGTCGCGGCGAACGTCAGCGCGTCCACCCGGCGGCCGGCGCCCCGGATCGATCCCCCTCTGGTCGGCCGCAACCGCAGCCGCTCGCACAGGCCCCCGGTCAGCGATCCGATCGGGTCGTCCCTGCGCGGCAGGTGGCGCCCCGACCGCTCGGTTCCTGAAGTCAGCCCAACCCCCATGCGTACCCCCACATCGTGCACACGACGGCGGATCCGCTGCTCGGGCTCGTCACGCCCCCTCCACGTGGCGAGCCCGGCAGCGCCGTACGGAGGCGGGGGCCCTCCCCAGGTTGCACCCCGCGCTCGCACGGTTCCACCGGCCCCGGGACGGGCCCGGGGCTGACGGTCCGACGGGTGTCCGGTGTTCGGCCCGGACCCGACGGCCGCTCTCGGAACCCCTGCGCCCACCGCCGCTCCAGCGAACGGAAGGGCCTGAGTTCCATGTCTGGAAGCCTAGCGCGTTCACAGCCAGATGCACATGCATATTGCGATGCAGATGCATATGTAGATTCTGTCGCCGCACTGACTACACAGCCCGATCCGGGCGATTCGAGCGGGCTCGCGGCCTACGCTCAGCCGGTGTCGCGGTGCCGCTCCACCCACGCCGCGATCTGCGTCCGCGAGTGGAAGCCCATCTTCCGGTTGATGTTGGCCACGTGCCGCGCGGCGGTCGACGGCGTGATGAAGAGCGTCCGGGCGATCTCCGGATTGCTCTTGCCCCGGCTCACCAGCCGTGCGATCTCCA from Nocardiopsis aegyptia harbors:
- a CDS encoding AMP-binding protein, coding for MGVGLTSGTERSGRHLPRRDDPIGSLTGGLCERLRLRPTRGGSIRGAGRRVDALTFAATVERAAAGLSRRGLCLGDVVGVLAPVSPDRFTATYTVMAVGGRALPLSTESDLDTQCAVLAETDARLLLVSADLATTALELAEHSRVRQVIAFGGALGTTPFDDLLQPSPDGNGYNPTRGLFDNGILGYDRTPEGILTTLYPHSDLMARFTDLRGRLELTADDVVAVDERGDEPTRAALVALALWTGACVVCGTGSPAPEGRQVTVRCAPEPVRVAHPRAEGMC